From the Halomonas sp. MCCC 1A13316 genome, the window CTGCGGCTGTTCCTCAATGAGCTGGGCCTGTCGGTCGGCGGTGGCGACGAGCCCACGCCGCAGGACTATCAGGCGCTGGCCGAGGCGATTCGTGGCCGCCCGGACGCCGACGTGATCCAGACCGTGATGCTGCGCTCCATGAGCCAGGCGGTCTATTCGCCGCAGAACGAGGGGCACTTCGGCCTGGCCTATCCGGCCTACGCTCACTTCACCTCGCCGATCCGCCGCTATCCCGACCTGCTGGTGCACCGTGCAATTCGCTCGGTGGTCCGCGGGCCGCGCCAGACCAATACCGTACTGCGCGCCGAGGGAGCCAAGGTCGATCCGCCGAGCAAGTGGTGCCCCTATACCTTCGAGCAGATGCTCGAGCTCGGCGAGCACTGCTCGATGACCGAGCGCCGCGCCGACGACGCCACCCGCGACGTCGAAGATTGGCTCAAGTGCGAGTTCATGTCCGACAAGCTCGGCGAGGTCTATGAAGGTACCATTGCCTCGGTGACCCAGTTCGGTATCTTCGTGCGCCTCGACGAGGTCTACGTCGAGGGTCTGGTACACGTCACCTCGTTGCCCTCGGATTATTACCACTACGAACCCGAGAAGCATCGTCTCAAGGGCGAGCGTACCGGTATGAGTTATCGTCTTGGCGATGGCGTCACGGTGCAAGTGGCACGTGTAGACCTGAACGATCGCAAGATCGACTTCGCCCTCGAGGACGACAAGCCGCGACCCAAGCGTGAGCCGCGCAAGCGCCGTGGCGGAGGCGAGGCGTCCTTCACGCCCAGGCCCGACGCTGGCAAGGCTGCGGCCGACGACAAGGGCGAGCGCGGCAAGGGTAAGGGCGGCAAGCGCCGTCGCGGCCCGCGCAAGCCGAAGGCGCGCGGCTGATGGCGAAGGGACGCAAGGGCAGGCAGCGTGATACGGGGAAGGGTGCGGCACGTGGCCCCGCCCTGCCCGGGATCCCGGGCGGGCTCGATGCAGTATTCGGCGTTCATGCCGTTCGCGCCCTGCTGGAGCGCGGGGACGCCCCGCGTGTGCTGTGGGTGCAGGAGGGGGAGGCGCAGCAACGCTTGGCCGAGATGGTCGATCGGGCTCGACAGGGTGGGGCGCGGATCGAGCTGCGCTCGCGTGACGAGCTGGACCGCCTGGCTCGGGAAGCCGCGCACCAGGGTGTCGTCGCCTTCACTGCGCCGCTGGCCTTCGAAAGCGAAGCCTCGCTGTGGTTCAAGCTGGAAGCCTGGCCCCACGAGGCGCCGCCGTTGCTGCTGGTGCTCGATGGCGTCACCGACGTGCACAACTTTGGCGCCTGCCTGCGCAGCGCCGATGCCGCTGGTGTGCATGGTGTGATCGTGCCCAAGGACAAGGCGGCACCTCTGAACGCCACGGTGCGCAAGGTCGCCTGCGGCGCCGCCGAGAGCCTGCCGGTCTACCAAGTGACCAACCTGGCCCGAGCCCTGGCCCGGCTCAAGGAATCCGGCATATGGATTACCGGCACCGCAGGCGAAGCCGAGGCGCAGCTGTTCGATGCCGACTTCTGCGGACCCACTGCGCTGGTGATGGGCGCTGAGGGTAAGGGGATGCGCCGCCTGACCCGCGAAGCCTGTGACGGCCTGGTCAAGCTGCCCATGGCCGGGAGTGTCTCCAGCCTCAACGTCTCGGTGGCCACCGGCATCTGCCTGTTCGAGGCGGTACGTCAGCGCCGAGGCGCCGGCGGTTGAGTCGCGAACGCCGCGCTATCTTGCAAGTGTCGACGTGGATCACTAGAATACAGGCGCCCGTTCCTGCGTGAGCGGGCGTAATTATTTGACTATCACCTCCTTGCTTCCCTTGATCGCCAGTTCTGGTTTCACGCGGAAGCTGCCAACCCGAAAGGAGAACCCATGCGTCATTACGAAATCGTGTTCATGGTCCACCCGGACCAGAGCGAGCAAGTGCCGTCCATGGTCGAGCGCTACTCCAGCATCGTCACCGAGAGCGGTGGCACCGTCCATCGTCTGGAGGACTGGGGCCGCCGTCACCTGGCCTACCCGATCAACAAGATTCACAAGGCTCACTACGTGCTGATGAACGTCGAGTGCGGCGGCGAGACTCTCGACGAGATCGAGAACATCTTCCGCTTCAACGACGCCATCATTCGCAGCCTGGTGGTGCGCTGCAAGGAAGCCATCACCGAAGCTTCGCCGATGATGAAGCCGGCAGACGACAAGCGTCCGCGTCGTGAAGAACGGCCGCGCACCGAAGAAACTGAAACTGCCGAAGCCAACTGATCGCTAGCACGTACCGAGGAGTCTTTACATGGCACGCTTTTTCCGCCGTCGCAAGTTCTGCCGTTTCACCGCTGAAGGTGTGAAGCAGATCGACTATAAAGATCTGGACACTCTGAAGGCCTACATCACCGAAACCGGCAAGATCGTACCCAGCCGCATTACCGGTACCAAGGCCCGTTACCAGCGTCAGCTGGCTACTGCCATCAAGCGCGCGCGCTACCTGGCTCTGCTGCCCTACACCGACAGCCACCAGTAAGCCGCGTCTCGATGTTGCCGATTGCCCGATGGTTGATGCGCGGCACGCCATACGCCGCAGGCGGGGCAGCGTTGGCAGCGATCGTGCCCTGGCTGTTCTGGCTGAGCGGTGCCATCGTTGCCCTGGTCACGCTGCGGCGCGGCCTGTCGCCGGCGCTGCCGGTACTGGTGGCCGCTGCCATCCCCGCCGGTTGGTGGTGGACCCAGGGCGATGCCATCCCGCTTGCCAGCGTTCTGCTGGTCACGCTGATGGCAGTGGTTCTGCGCTCACGCATGCGCTGGGGCGAGGCGCTGATCGTCGGCACGCTGGCCACGGCGGCGATGATCCAGCTTGGCATCTTCGTGCCGCCGGGCGGTACCGGGCCTCTGCTGGAGCAGCTGCGCCAGGGGTCGGCCGAGATCGACGCGATGCTGACCGAGCTGGCGCGGCAAGGCTTCGATACCGAAGAGCTGGCCACGCTGCTGATCGGTGGCATTACCGGTCTGGTCGTGCTGGTCGCCGCCATCGGTTGCCTGGCATTGGCGCGCGCCTGGCAAGCGGGGCTCTACAACCCCGGAGGCTTTCGCCAGGAGTTCCATGCGCTGCGCCTGGCGCCGCGCGAACTCGGTCTGCTGGTGGTGCTCGGCGTGGTGAGTATGGTGCTGGGCTTGCCGTCGCTCTCCATGCTGGTCTGGGTGCCGTTGCTGGTAGCCGGCATTGCATTGGTGCATGGCTTCATCGGGATAAAAGGCATGAACGGGCTGTGGCTGATTGCTTTCTACGTACTGCTGATCACCACCTGGCCCATGATTCTGATAGTGCTGCTGGTGGCCTTCATCGACGTGTTCGTGGATTTCCGCGGCCGTCTGGCCCCTCGCAGCGACTGACAAGAGGTTAACGAGATGGAAGTCATTCTGCTCGACAACATTGGCAAGCTGGGCGGCCTGGGTGACAAGGTGGCCGTCAAGCCCGGCTATGGTCGTAACTACCTGGTGCCCTACGGCCTGGCCGTGCCGGCCACCAAGGACAACGTGGAAGCCTTCGAGGCGCAGCGCGCCGAGCTCGAGGCGCAGGCCGCCGAGCGCAAGGCGATCGCCGAGTCGCGTGCTTCCCAACTGGCCGAAATCGAGCTGTCGCTCGTGGCCAAGGCTGGTGAAGAGGGCAAGCTGTTCGGCTCGATCGGTCCGCGTGACTTGGCCGAAGCGCTGGCACAGGCCGGTATCGAAGTCGCCAAGAGCGAAGTTCGCATGCCTGAAGGTCCGATCCGCCAGACCGGCGAGTACGACATCGACCTGCACTTGCACGCCGAAGTCGTCGCTACCGTGCGTGTGGTCGTAGTCGCCGAGTAAGCCTCACGACTGACGCAGCAGTAACGCCAAGGGGCGCGGGGGAAATACTCCCCGCGCCCCTTGTTTTTCTTCGTCTGGAAATAAGTTCCTTAGACATTGGTAGTAATATTACGGTTTGCCTTTGCGCCACAACTCTTAAACGATTAAGTTTTGGCCTGGCCTGGATCCGTTTCGCTTCAGGCCAGGGCGGCAGGCCATCTGGGCATCATTGCGATGCTTGTCTGAAACGATACAGCGCCGTGCTTCGCCCCTCCTTCTTGTGAAAACAAACGAACATACAAACATAAAAGGAACAACTGCGATGAACACCGCCTTGCTACGAAATCCGCTCGTTGCTGCCGTGGCCGTGGCCAGCTTCGGCATGATGGGGCACGCCGTTGCTGATAGCACCGACCTGGAGCAGCGCCTGCTCGAGCTCGAGAATCGCATCGCAGCCGCCGAGCAGCGTGCCGCCGCCGCGGAGCAGCGCGCCGAACTGGCCGAGGCCCAGGCCGAGGGCAGCCTGTCCGCGGAGGAGGTGGAGGAGCGCCTGGCCAAGGTCGAGCGTCAGGACAGTGGTGATGAGGGCTTTTCGTTCAACGTCTACGCCCGCTCGGGGTTGTTGCTTGGCGACGATCGCAAGAGCATCGAGGGCGGGCCCTACGTGACGCCGGTCGGTGGATTGGGTGGCGCCGTGGGTCGCCTGGGCAACGAGCCCGATACCTACGCCGAGGCGATCCTCAACTACCGCATGCAGTTCGACAACGGCGCCAAGGCGCTCTACCGCACCATGCTGGCCAGCGGTGCCACTACCAGCAACGACTGGGATGACGACTCCAACCTCAACGTGCGCCAGGTCTATGCCGAGTTCAGCGACCTGCCGAGCTTCACCGGAGCCTTCGAGAACGCCTCGATCTGGGCCGGCAAGCGCTTCGACCGCGACAATTTCGACATCCATTGGCTCGACAGCGATTTCATCTTCCTCGCCGGTACCGGCGCCGGTATCTATGACATGCAGCTGGCCGACAACTGGCGTTCCAACTTCTCGCTCTACGGGCGCAGCTTCAGCGACTTCCCCGTCGATAGCGAGGATCCCGGCGATACGGGCTCTACCGACAGCCTGATCGTCACGTCCAACAACTACTTCGGCAACTGGCAGTGGATGCTCAACGGCTTGTCTGCTGCCGACAATGACGAGCGTGACATCGGCGATGGCCAGGACGCCGCCGATAGCGGTTTCCACACCATGGTGGCCTATCATGGCGACAGCTTCTTCGGCCTGGGCGAGGGCAACTTCAAGCTGGCGCTGCTGCACGGCCAGGGCTTGGGCGCCCAGGTCAAGGGGCTCGGCAGTGACGGCGACCTCACCGATGACGCCGCCGCGACTCGCCTCGGCATTTATGGCACCACCTACCTGGCACCGACGTGGCGCGTGGCGCCGGCGATTCTCGCCGAGACCAGTGCGGACCGTTACGTCGAGGGCGACCAATACGACTGGGCGACCCTCAACGTGCGCCTGGCCAACGAGCTGACCGAGAATTTCGAGATGCAGTACGAGGCCAGCTACCAGTGGATGGATCTCGACTCCCGCGGTTACGGCGGTAACGGCGCCGCCGAGGGCGACTACACCAAGTTCACCATTGCGCCGACCTTCAAGCCTCAGGTGGGCGGCTTCTGGCAGCGCCCCGAGATCCGTCTGTTTGCCTCCTGGAGCGATTGGGACGAGGAGCTCAACGGCTACGACGGCGATGACGCTTTCGGCAGCGAAGGCTTCACCGGCGGCCAATGGAGCTTCGGTGTCCAGACCGAGGTCTGGTTCTAGGTTCAGGACGGCTCGTCAGGACGAGCCAAGCTCGCATGCTGTTTCGATCCTTTGCCGCGACCGGTTTCGGTCGCGGTTTTTGTCGTTTCGAAAGGTAGGGCGGACCCCGGCCATCGGGTAGAATGGCACGGCCCGTTCCCATGAAGGTTGTTGCGCCATGAACGACACGCTCGAGCTCGATAAGGAAACCGCCGCGCTCAAGGTGCCGCCGCACTCGCTCGAGGCCGAGCAGTCGGTGCTGGGTGGCCTGATGCTCGACAACCAGGCCTGGGACAACGTAGCCGACCGGTTGGTGGCGGACGACTTCTACCGCTACGAGCATCGCCTGATCTTCAACGCCATGATCGGCCTCGCCGAAGCGGCCAGGCCGCTCGACGTGGTTACGCTTTCCGAGGCGCTGGAGAGGCGCGACCAGCTCGACACTGTCGGCGGGCTCGCCTACCTGGCCGAACTGGCGCGTAATACGCCCTCGGCGAGCAACATTCGCGCCTATGCCGACATCGTTCGCGAGCGGGCCACCTTGCGCAAGCTGATTCGTGCAGCCAGCCAGATCGCCGACGGCGCTTTCAGCCCCCAGGGCCGGCCGGCCGACGAACTGCTCGACGAGGCCGAGCGGCTGGTGTTCCAGATCAGCGAGGAGCGGCCCAAGTCGGGTGGCCCCATCGGCATGAGCGAACTGCTGGCCAAGGCGGTCGACCGCATCGACGAGCTGTTCAACATGAAGGGCGAGATGACGGGGCTCTCCACCGGATTTCGCGACCTCGACGAGATGACCTCGGGCCTGCAGCCCTCGGACCTGGTGATCATCGCGGGACGCCCCTCCATGGGCAAGACCACCTTCGCCATGAACGTGGTGGAGCATGCAGTGATCTCGAGCGACAAGCCGGTCATGGTGTTCTCCATGGAGATGCCGGCGGATGCGCTGATGCTGCGTATGCTGTCGTCGCTGGGACGCATCGACCAGACCCGGGTACGCACCGGTCAGCTCGAAGACGAGGATTGGCCGCGGCTGACCTCGGCGGTGAACCTGCTCAAGGACAAGCAGCTGTTCATCGACGATACCGCGGCGCTGTCGCCCAACGAAATGCGCTCGCGGATGCGACGCCTGGTGCGTGAGCACGGCAACCTGGCGATGGTGATGATCGATTACCTGCAGCTGATGCAGATCCCCGGTTTCTCCGAGAACCGCACCGGCGAGATCTCGGAGATCTCGCGCTCGCTCAAGGGGCTGGCCAAGGAGTTCGGCTGTCCGGTAATCGCGCTTTCCCAGCTCAACCGCTCGCTGGAGCAACGCCCCAACAAGCGTCCGGTCATGTCGGATCTGCGCGAGTCGGGTGCCATCGAGCAGGATGCCGACGTGATCGCCTTCGTCTACCGTGACGAAGTCTACAATCCAGATAACCCGGACAACCAGGGCCTGGCCGAGCTGATCATCGGCAAGCAGCGTAACGGTCCCATCGGTTCGGTGCACATGGCCTTCATCGGCAAGTACACTCGCTTCGAGGATCTGGCGCCGGACAGCTATGGCGAGGCGTTTGGCGAATAACTCAAGGCGGCGCTTGAGCCTCTCGTGCGGCCCCGTATAATGCCGAGCCCCCGACAGACGTTTTCGAGGAGACACCATGGCAGGCGGATTTCGGCGCGGCAAGCGTCAGCGCACACCAAAACTGGAAGCGCGCGGCGAACTCCAGTCGCTGGAGCGTGAAGGGCCATTCAAGGAGTGGTTGGGCATGCCGGATCTCTATCGCTTCCAACTGATCGTCGACGGCGAAGCCTACAGCTACCAGACTGAGGATGCCGAACTCGCCGTGACAGTCGGCGACCGGGTGGTGTTCCGCTACAAGGAGACCAAGGCGGGCAAGTGGGTCGACCGCAACTCGCTGGCCAAGGCGATCGATCCCTCCGACTATCAATAGTCCTGGTTGCAAACAGTGTTCGGGAACCTTCCCGTCTCCGGTGTTGTCATAGGTTGAATATGCCAGCGTCATGTAGATTACATCGGGCACAGTCATGCTGTGCCCGATGCATATCCAGCCGGCATCAACGACACGTCATCCTAGACATGGAGGGAACCATGGAATTCGAACAACTGAAGAGTTTCGTTAACCGACACGACAATTTCGAAGTGCGAGTCATCACCCATTCCGGTAGCCGCTGCTACCAGGTGGAACTGGAAGATATGGAGGGAGGTCGCCATCTCCTGACCCAGCGCGGCAAGCCGACGGTGTTCCGTTCGTTGGAGGATGTCTATCTCGAGTTGCAGCGCGCTGGCATTCATCGCGCCTTTCTGGTTCAGCACGTACCGCAGGATGAGGTGATCGGCCGCCAGGCCCACTACCACGATCCGCTGACGTCCCGCATGCCACTGGTATTCTAGGTTAGCGGCGACCCGGACAAGCCGTCCCGGGCCTACCTTGATCCAAGTTATACAAATTGCTTTCATAGTATAACTTCATGCCGCGCAAGCTCCTCGCCTGATACAATAGTCGCTCCTTTTTTCCATGAGGAGCGCAGCGCATGTCCACATCGCAAGTGGAGCCGGAAACGATGGAGCGGGAGCGTCCTGCCCATGCTCCAGCGGATCATCCCTCGGTGGCAAAGCCTAAGGTAGGCGTCGTGCTGGCCAATCTGGGCACGCCGGACGCTACCGATTACTGGTCGATGCGGCGCTATCTCAGCGAGTTTCTCTCTGACAAGCGGGTGGTCGACTATCCCAGCTGGAAGTGGCAGCCGCTGCTGCAACTGGTCATCCTCAGCCGGCGTCCGTTCAAATCCGGCGAGGCCTACCGCAGTATCTGGAACAGCGAGAAGAACGAGAGTCCGCTGCTGACCTTCACCCGCGAGCAGGCCCGTAAGGTGGCGGAGGGGCTCCGTTCGCGCCACGGCGACCGGGTGAGGGTCGACTTCTGCATGCGCTACGGCAATCCTTCCACCGACAGCGTGCTGCGTCGGCTGCAAGCCGAGGGCTGCGAACGCATCCTGTTTTTCCCACTCTATCCGCAGTATGCCTCTCCCACCACCGCGACGGCCAACGACCACGCCTTTCGCACGCTGATGAAACTCAAATGGCAGCCGGCCATTCGCACCGTGCCGGCCTACTTCGCGCATCCTGCCTACCTCGAGGCCTTGGCCAACTCGGTACGCGAGGTGTACGCCGCCGCGGAAACACCGCCGGAGGTACTGGTGGCTTCCTACCACGGCGTACCCAAGCGTTTCCTCATGGAAGGCGATCCCTACCATTGCCAGTGCCAGAAGACCACGCGACTGCTGCGCGAGCAGCTGGGCTGGCCCGAGGGCGCCATTCAGACCGCCTTCCAGTCGCAGTTCGGCCCGGAAGAGTGGGTCGGGCCGCCGACCGTGGATCACGTGGCGGAGCTGGCGCGCCAAGGCAAAAAGCATATTGCGGTAATCTCGCCGGCGTTCTCCTCCGACTGCGTGGAGACTCTGGAGGAGATCAACGAGGAGATCCGCGACAGCTTCCTGGCGGCCGGTGGCGAGCGCTTCACCTACGTTCCCTGCCTCAACGACCGCGACGATCATGTCGCCGCGCTGATGGAAATCGCCGAGAACGAGCTGGCCGGCTGGCTGTAGCCCGCCAGCCCGTTACTCAGCCATGACCGCGGTCGGGGTGCGGGACCGGCTTCTCGCCAATCTCCTCGGGGCGTAGCTCGGGGGGGCGCCCACCGGTTTCGTCGATGTGCTTGAGCTGCATGTGAAGCCCGGTCTTGGCCAGCAGGTGGGCGCTCACCGGGGCGGTGATGAACAGGAATAGCGTGATCAGCATCTCCTGGATATCAGGCTTACCCTCGGTGACCCAGAAGTAGAGCATCGAGGCGATCAGCATGCAGCCGATTCCCAGGGTGGTGGCCTTGGTGGGGCCATGCAGGCGCATGTAGAAATCGCGCAGGTGGGCCATGCCCAGCGAGCCGATGAAGGCGAAAACGCCGCCGGCGACGAGGAAAAAGGCGATCACGCCCTCGAGGATCACGTACAGGGTCATGTGGCCTCCTATTCGATGATGTCGCCGCGCAGCAGGTACTTGCATACCGCCACGGTGCTGATGAAGCCGAGCATGGCGATCAACAGGGCCGACTCGAAGTAGGTCTTGGTGTTGAGCCACAGCCCCATCAGCACGATCAGCGCAATGGAGTTGATGTACATGGTGTCCAGCGCCAGGATGCGGTCGGGCATGTCCGGCCCCACGGCCAGCCGGTAGACGTTCAGCAGCAGGGCGAGGACCACCAGCGTCAGGCTGATCGTCAGCGCTATGTCTAGCATTCGTAGATCTCCTTCAACGGCTGCTCGTAGCGCTCGCGGATGTGCGCGATCAGCGCTGCCTCGTCCTTCGCGTTCAAGGCATGGATCAGCAGCGTCTTGCCATCCAGGCGCAGGTTGGCCGAGACCGTCCCCGGCGTCAGGCTGATGGTGTTGGCCAGCAGCGTGATGGTGAAACGCTCCTTCAGCATCAGCGGGTATTCCACGAAGTGCGGGTGTAGGCGGCGGCGCGGATTGATGATCAGCCAGGCCACTTCGATATTGGCGATCAGGATGTCGCCCAGCACACGCAGTACGAAACGCAGCAGCAGCCAGGGCTTGGCGATAAGTGGCTGGGCATCCCAGAAACGGTGGGTTGCTAGCGGAATCGTCACCGCCAGGAAGGCGCCCAGCAGGAACTGTCCGAAAGCCATGCTGCGCACCAGCAATAGCCAGACCACGAGCAGCAGGATCGACAGCAGCGGTGTCGGTAGCCAGGAGCGAGGTTTGATCATCGGGCATCTCCGGCGCTGGGCAGCAGCGCATCGATCATGAGCTGAGGATCGGCCAACTGGTCGGCGGTGGCGTTGGTATAGTCGCTGACCGGACCGGCCAGCATCACCAGCAGCGGTGAGGCGGCCAAGAGCCAGGCCACGCCGAACCACTTGCGCCAGGTTAGCGAATCACCGGAAGACTCACCCTGGCTGCGCCAGAACAGTGTGGAGCCGGCACGCGACAGTGCGATCAGCGAGCAGAGCCCGGTGAGCAGCAGGATCGGCCACAGCCAGAGTCGCTGGCTACCCTCGGCAGCGACAAGTAGCAGTGCCTTGCCGATGGCACCGGAAAGTGGCGGCAGGCCGGCCACCGAGACGGCGCCGAGGAAGAATAGTCCGGCGAGCCAGCCACCATGCTGTAGCGGGCGGCCCCGTACCAGGCGAGTGCCGGCCTTGCCGCGCTGCTGGCCGATGAGTTCGGCCAGCAGAAACAGCCCGCCGGTGATCAGAGTGGTATGGATAAGGTAGTAGAGCAGGGCGGAGACCGCTCGCGCCGAGCCCATGCCGATGCCGGCGAGCAGGGTGCCCACCGAGACCAGCACCAGGTAGGCCACCAGCAGGCGCAAGTCGCGTGCCGCCAGCACACCGACGCTGGCTGCGACCAGGGTGGCCAGCGACAGCCACCAGACCCAGGCCTGCTCCAGGTTGGCGAGAGGGCCCGCGGGGTCGCCGAAGATCAGCGAATAGACACGCAATATGGCGTAGATGCCGACCTTGGTCATGATGGCGAACAGTGCCGCCACCGGCGCGGGTGCCGCGGCATAAGTGCGCGGCAGCCAGAAATAGAGCGGCAGCATGGCGGCCTTGAGCCCGAATACCACCAGCAGCATCAGACCGCCAGCGGTAACCAGCCCCGCCCGCTCGGTGGGTAGCTCGGCAAGGCGCGCCGCCATGTCGGCCATGTTCAGGGTGCCGGTGGCCCCGTAGAGCACGCCCACGGCGATCAGAAACAGCGCGGAGCCGGCCAGGTTGAGCACCACATAGTGCACCCCGGCTTGAATACGCGCTTTGCCGCCACCGTGCAGCAGCAAGGCATAGGAGGCCAGCAGCAATACCTCGAAGAAGACGAAGAGGTTGAACAGGTCGCCGGTCAGAAAGGCTCCGTTGATCCCCATCAGTTGCCACTGGAACAGGCCGTGAAAGTTGCTGCCGCGCTCGTCCTCTCCGTCGCAGGCGAAGACCACGGCGCCCAATGCCAGCACGGCAGTGAGCAGTATCATCAAGGCCGACAGGCGATCGAGGACCAGCACGATGCCGAAGGGCGGCTGCCAGTCACCGAGGGCATAGTAGGTCACCTCGCCGCTTGCCGCCTGGCTGACCAGGGCGATGCCGACCGCGACCAGCAAGGCAGTGCTGCCAACACCGACCAGGCGCTTCAGGTGTGTGCCGCCCAGGCGGCGGTACAGCAGCAGGATCCCGGCCACCAAGGGTAGCACGATGGGCAGAACGATGAGGTGCGTCATCAGCTGCGCTCCTCGTCGTCGTGCGAACGGCCGTCGACGTGGTCGTTACCGGCCTCGCTGCGTGCTCGCATCGCCAGGATCACCACGAAGGCGGTCATGGCGAAGCCGATGACGATGGCGGTGAGCACCAGTGCCTGCGGCAACGGATCGGCGTACTCACCGTCACCATTGACGATGGCCGCCCCGTCGGTAGTGAGCCCGCCCATGGAGAATAGGAAAAGATTGACGGCGTAGGAGAGCAGGGTCAGGCCGACGACGACCGGGAAGGTGCGCCCACGCAGGGTCAAATAGAGCCCGCAGGCGGTCAATACGCCGGTGGTGATGGCGTAGAGGCTTTCCATCAGGTGTTCTCCTTGCTGGGGCGCGTCGTAGTATCGGTGAAGCTCTCTACGGGCTCCTTGGCTGGACGATGGGGCGTGGTGACCTTGCCCAAGTTGGCCAGGATCATCAGCGTGGCGCCCACTACGGCGAGATAGACACCGAGGTCGAACAGCATGGCCGTGGCCAGCTCGAACTTGCCCACCAGTGGTAGGCTGAAGTAGCCAAAGGCCGACGTGAGGAACGGATAGCCGAACAGCCAACTGCCAAGACCGGTCAGCGTAGCGATGCCGACCCCGGCAACGGCCACCGGCTGATAGGGAAAATCGAGCCGTTGCTGCGCCCACTCCACGCCTCGCGCCATGTAAAGCAGGATCAGCGCCACGGCGGTGATCAGGCCTGCGATGAAGCCGCCGCCAGGCAGGTTGTGCCCGCGCAGGAAGATGAAGGCGGACACCAACAGGGCCAGTGGCAGCAGCGCCATGGAGATGGAGGTGAGGATCGCCGGGTAGCGATCTGGCGACCACACGCGTCCTTCGCCGTCACTATGCGGCATGAACAGGCGCAGGCGATTAAGCAGCTTGAAGATGGCCAGGCCCGCCAGCGCCAGCACGGTGATCTCACCCAGGGTATCGAAGCCGCGGAAGTCCACCAGGATGACATTGACCACGT encodes:
- the rlmB gene encoding 23S rRNA (guanosine(2251)-2'-O)-methyltransferase RlmB; translated protein: MAKGRKGRQRDTGKGAARGPALPGIPGGLDAVFGVHAVRALLERGDAPRVLWVQEGEAQQRLAEMVDRARQGGARIELRSRDELDRLAREAAHQGVVAFTAPLAFESEASLWFKLEAWPHEAPPLLLVLDGVTDVHNFGACLRSADAAGVHGVIVPKDKAAPLNATVRKVACGAAESLPVYQVTNLARALARLKESGIWITGTAGEAEAQLFDADFCGPTALVMGAEGKGMRRLTREACDGLVKLPMAGSVSSLNVSVATGICLFEAVRQRRGAGG
- the rpsF gene encoding 30S ribosomal protein S6, whose protein sequence is MRHYEIVFMVHPDQSEQVPSMVERYSSIVTESGGTVHRLEDWGRRHLAYPINKIHKAHYVLMNVECGGETLDEIENIFRFNDAIIRSLVVRCKEAITEASPMMKPADDKRPRREERPRTEETETAEAN
- the rpsR gene encoding 30S ribosomal protein S18; the protein is MARFFRRRKFCRFTAEGVKQIDYKDLDTLKAYITETGKIVPSRITGTKARYQRQLATAIKRARYLALLPYTDSHQ
- the rplI gene encoding 50S ribosomal protein L9 is translated as MEVILLDNIGKLGGLGDKVAVKPGYGRNYLVPYGLAVPATKDNVEAFEAQRAELEAQAAERKAIAESRASQLAEIELSLVAKAGEEGKLFGSIGPRDLAEALAQAGIEVAKSEVRMPEGPIRQTGEYDIDLHLHAEVVATVRVVVVAE
- a CDS encoding carbohydrate porin — its product is MNTALLRNPLVAAVAVASFGMMGHAVADSTDLEQRLLELENRIAAAEQRAAAAEQRAELAEAQAEGSLSAEEVEERLAKVERQDSGDEGFSFNVYARSGLLLGDDRKSIEGGPYVTPVGGLGGAVGRLGNEPDTYAEAILNYRMQFDNGAKALYRTMLASGATTSNDWDDDSNLNVRQVYAEFSDLPSFTGAFENASIWAGKRFDRDNFDIHWLDSDFIFLAGTGAGIYDMQLADNWRSNFSLYGRSFSDFPVDSEDPGDTGSTDSLIVTSNNYFGNWQWMLNGLSAADNDERDIGDGQDAADSGFHTMVAYHGDSFFGLGEGNFKLALLHGQGLGAQVKGLGSDGDLTDDAAATRLGIYGTTYLAPTWRVAPAILAETSADRYVEGDQYDWATLNVRLANELTENFEMQYEASYQWMDLDSRGYGGNGAAEGDYTKFTIAPTFKPQVGGFWQRPEIRLFASWSDWDEELNGYDGDDAFGSEGFTGGQWSFGVQTEVWF
- the dnaB gene encoding replicative DNA helicase, whose protein sequence is MNDTLELDKETAALKVPPHSLEAEQSVLGGLMLDNQAWDNVADRLVADDFYRYEHRLIFNAMIGLAEAARPLDVVTLSEALERRDQLDTVGGLAYLAELARNTPSASNIRAYADIVRERATLRKLIRAASQIADGAFSPQGRPADELLDEAERLVFQISEERPKSGGPIGMSELLAKAVDRIDELFNMKGEMTGLSTGFRDLDEMTSGLQPSDLVIIAGRPSMGKTTFAMNVVEHAVISSDKPVMVFSMEMPADALMLRMLSSLGRIDQTRVRTGQLEDEDWPRLTSAVNLLKDKQLFIDDTAALSPNEMRSRMRRLVREHGNLAMVMIDYLQLMQIPGFSENRTGEISEISRSLKGLAKEFGCPVIALSQLNRSLEQRPNKRPVMSDLRESGAIEQDADVIAFVYRDEVYNPDNPDNQGLAELIIGKQRNGPIGSVHMAFIGKYTRFEDLAPDSYGEAFGE
- a CDS encoding DUF6482 family protein translates to MEFEQLKSFVNRHDNFEVRVITHSGSRCYQVELEDMEGGRHLLTQRGKPTVFRSLEDVYLELQRAGIHRAFLVQHVPQDEVIGRQAHYHDPLTSRMPLVF
- the hemH gene encoding ferrochelatase, with translation MSTSQVEPETMERERPAHAPADHPSVAKPKVGVVLANLGTPDATDYWSMRRYLSEFLSDKRVVDYPSWKWQPLLQLVILSRRPFKSGEAYRSIWNSEKNESPLLTFTREQARKVAEGLRSRHGDRVRVDFCMRYGNPSTDSVLRRLQAEGCERILFFPLYPQYASPTTATANDHAFRTLMKLKWQPAIRTVPAYFAHPAYLEALANSVREVYAAAETPPEVLVASYHGVPKRFLMEGDPYHCQCQKTTRLLREQLGWPEGAIQTAFQSQFGPEEWVGPPTVDHVAELARQGKKHIAVISPAFSSDCVETLEEINEEIRDSFLAAGGERFTYVPCLNDRDDHVAALMEIAENELAGWL
- a CDS encoding Na+/H+ antiporter subunit G; translation: MTLYVILEGVIAFFLVAGGVFAFIGSLGMAHLRDFYMRLHGPTKATTLGIGCMLIASMLYFWVTEGKPDIQEMLITLFLFITAPVSAHLLAKTGLHMQLKHIDETGGRPPELRPEEIGEKPVPHPDRGHG
- a CDS encoding K+/H+ antiporter subunit F, whose protein sequence is MLDIALTISLTLVVLALLLNVYRLAVGPDMPDRILALDTMYINSIALIVLMGLWLNTKTYFESALLIAMLGFISTVAVCKYLLRGDIIE
- a CDS encoding Na+/H+ antiporter subunit E — encoded protein: MIKPRSWLPTPLLSILLLVVWLLLVRSMAFGQFLLGAFLAVTIPLATHRFWDAQPLIAKPWLLLRFVLRVLGDILIANIEVAWLIINPRRRLHPHFVEYPLMLKERFTITLLANTISLTPGTVSANLRLDGKTLLIHALNAKDEAALIAHIRERYEQPLKEIYEC